The genomic stretch CAACTTTACCTTCATGTGCAGCGAAGTCATAACCAGCTGCAGGTGCAACAACATATTTATCTGTTTGAACACTTACAGATTTATTATCTTTGATGTTGTAGTAAGTTACTTCTTGTTTATTAACTAGTTTGCTACCATCCAAAGCCCATACATCGTTATCAACGTTTGTAATAATCGCGAATGGTGTGTTAACAGCAGCTTCAGGAGCTTTAGCTTTAACAATTGCACCGTCTTTGTTAAGTACAAGCGTGAATTCTTTACCGATGTTTGCAGCGATAAGTGTATCAATGTTTCCAGCTTTTACATCACCAGAAGCATCATATACTTTACCGGAAATTGTATATTTTGCAGTTCCGTTACTTGTACCGATTGATTCAAGTTTACCATTAGTTACAGAACGTACAGCTTCAACTTTCGAAGCTTTACCAGATGCTTGAATTACACGTACAGTGTCATCAGCTTTAAGATCAGCCAATGCAGCAACTTTGCCATCCAATGTTACAGAAGTAGCATCAGTTACAAATACGCTTTCGTCGCCGTTTTTACCGTTAGTGTTCAAACGAGCTTCACGGTAGTTGTTTTTCGCTTCAACAGAAGTTACTAGTGCATCTTTTTGTGACCATTGAGCCACTACAGCTGCACGAACTTTACCGTTATCAAGGAAAAGAGTTACTTCATCTTTGTCTGCAGCAGATCCTAGGCTAGCAACTGTTACGTTGTTAACAAAGTATACGCTGTTGCTTACAGTTGCATAAGCAGTTTTATCTTTAATTTTTACAGTACCAGCTGTTTGAACGCCATCAATTTTACCTGTTACGATGTCGCCAGTTGCTTGAGCGTCAGTGATTGCAAGAACTTGACCAGCTTTGTTTTTAACAACAGTTACGTTGTGTCCAACAAGGTCAACAAGCGATTTGCCACCAGTAACAATGAAGTTAGTAGCAGTTGCTACAGATTCATTTTTAACGATTTCAACGCCGTTTGTATCTTTACCATCAACCCAACGAAGTGTTACTTTACCATCAACTAGTGCTGCACCAAGAAGCTCAGCAGAAGAAGTATTTCCAAGTTTCGAAATCAATGTGCTGCTTGAAAGCACTTCGTTGCCATCTGCATTGTACGAAACCAATTTAGCGTTAAGTGTGTTGGAAGTTAGTTGCGCAACAACACCACGAACCGCTTGCCCGCCAACGTTGAGATTAACGCCATCGAACAAATTAATATCTTGTGCTTTCAATAGGACGTTATAAGGCCATACGCCTGACAACTTGTTCTCTTGGTAACCAAGGGAACGAACCAATACTGCAACTACTTCTTCAAACTTAACTGGGTCGCTTGGGCGGAAGTTGCCGTTGTAACCTTGGATGAAGCCTTTAGTAGCAGCTGCATTAATGTAACCAGTATACCAAACATTTGCTTTAACATCTTTGAATGTTGGTTTTACTGTTTGCATCAAGTTAGCAGCGCCTTCGTTACCTGAACCGATAACGATGATTTTTGCTAGCTCAGCGCGAGTAATTGTGTTGTCAGGTTTGAATGTACCGTCTTCATATCCTGTAATGATTCCAAGTGCTGTTAGTTCTTCAACCGCTGATTGTACTGGTTTACCCACTACATCAGACGGAGTTGCTGCGAATGCTGTAAGAGATGTTGGAAGTACTAGCGCTGCCGCTAATACAAATGCTGCTATTTTTTTCTTCATAACCTTTATTTCTCCTCCTCTAAATACGTTCGGTTGTTGAGAGTTTTGTTTAAATAGTGAATTGCTCTTTTCCCTCATAGCCGATTCACCCCCTTTCCAGAGTTGAGCATAGATTTGATATAAATGATGTCTACAATCATGATAAACCCATTTGTAAAATCATGTCGTAGAAACTTGTAAAAAAAATTAGAAAAATGCTAGAGTTACTGCACCACTTTAACATTATACAATGGGCAAGTCGTACCGTAAAGAGGAAGTTGAGAATTCATTCCAATTTCTTTCCAGTAGCAGCAGGTCCTATGCATCAAATCATGCGTTTGTTACAACGTCATGTATTTAAACGCAAGTGGGAGTGAAAAGTTGCGAAGTTTTTTAAAAAAAATAAAACTTTTTATGTAACTTGAACGCATACCTTTTCAACTCTTTAGTTAGTATAGCTTGTTTTCATAGGAACCGTCGATGCGAAACTTTTACCATGGATAATGTTTCACATGACGTGCAAATCCGCTTATTCCGCAATAAAAAACTGGCCAAGGATAATTCCTCGGCCAGTTTTTGGTTATATTGCATGAATATTATCCGATCTTAGGCAGCTTCTTCAAATCAGCTAATATACGAGCAACGATAATCGCCGCATCAGAGCGCAATAAGTTAGACCTAGGCTCGAATACATAGCCTGCCTTCACATTATTGGGATCAACAAGTGAACCAAGAATGTATTTTTTCTTCGCTATTGCAACTACTGAGCTTTTCGCATAGAACGAAGAGCTTCCTGCATCCTTGAATGTTTTCTCGAGTTCCTTATTAATTTTCGCAGAATCCGTCTCCAGCTTCAGATCAAGCGCTCTTGCAATGATAACTGCAGCCTCTTCGCGAGTAAGATTCGCACTTGGCTGGAATGTACGCGGACCAGTACCACGAATGATTCCTTCTCTCGCTGCTGTTTCTACATATCGATAATCCCATAGTGCATCTGGGTTAATAATTGCAGGTACGTCATCAAAGTGCGGCTTGCTCAGCTCATAGTTGAGCGGAATGTCTAATGCCTTAACCATCATTCTGGCGAACTCACCTCTTGAAACATAGATATTAGCGCCAAAATCATCAAAGCCTGCTGCATTCATGATTCCTTTGGAATAAATAGCTTCAAGATAGTTCCTCGCATAAGGATGAGAAGTCATGTCCGTAAAGGAGTAGACCATTTTGCCGACTACGTAATAACCAAATTTACTGAATGGTACTGTTATCGTATTTTTCTTCACATCGACCGTACCGCCGATGTTTTCCCAATACTTCGCTTTTACATCGTATCTGTAAACCGTAATAATTGTGCCCACGCTGTCTCTCATATTTGGATCAAAAGCAAGAGTCAACGTTCCCGTCTTCGATGTAATCAATTCCCGAGCATCAGGACGTTCATCGTAAGTCGGTATTTTCGTGCCGCCAGTTCCTGTTGCATTCGGGAATTGATAAGGATCAACTCCTCTAGTAAGCGGATCGTACGCTCCAGTAGCAGGATCATCAGCAAGCCCCGCATCAATCCAGTAAACTGGACTCGCTTTTGTAAAGCGCGTAGGGTATGACAATCTAAATCTAGTGCCAAAGCTTTCTAAAATGATATTAAAATTTGGCGGCTTCTCTTCGAGCTCACGACGGTCCACTACACCGTCTTCGGCATTAGCTATCGCAAACAACAGGTTATGGCCGGTAAATACTTGGTTCTTAAAGTCAACCGGAACGTTAAAGTCCGTACGGATAAGCGTTGTGCCCTTTTCAAATTTCAAATCGACTGAGCCATCGAAAACTTTATGGCTGCTCGCCATCGCTTCAAGATATTGCGCACCTGGGATGTTCGTAGGTGCATAAGTGATCTCAATACTGCTCTGTACTTTGTCATTGGCACTGGAAATAACAAAATCTATTTTGTTTTTACCAACTTTGAGCTTATCCACAAATACGCGGTACGTATTATTATACATTATCTCTGGTGATGCAAGATTATTATCAGAATCGTATTTAATTTTTTCTGCAACCTGCTTGTTTATCGTAATCGAATCTGCACCTGGTGCATCAATAATAACCTCTATATAGTTTTGGTTGACGATGCTTTGGCTTGGCAAAAATGGACGCAGCAGCGAATACGGCAACGACGTTGGGTCAACCTCTAGGCGGTAGGAGGCTTTGGGTCCCGTCTCACCATTATTGAACACCGTAAAGGTATAAACGCTGGAGCTGCCGTCTGGATTAAGTTTTTGTCCTGTCAGAATAAAAGAAAAGGTCTTAGTCACAATATCATAACGAACAGATAGATTGTCCACATCATTTTTAGTTAGATCAAATGGTAATCCTCTATTATTGATAGTGCCTAGGTAGGTTGTGCCTCTCATAATATTCAATTCATTGCTCAAATTCCAAGGAATTGGATTTGGCAAGGTACTGCTCTCCACTTTCAAAATATATTGAGTAGGTGGTGTCAGTCCAAAATTCGCTGTATCTTTCATTTGATCTATCTTGGTTTGAATGTTAGCGACAATAGCTGCGTCGGTCGCGCCTGCTGCATCAAAATCAATAAAATCAAATGTACCAAATACATTCATATTGGCTTCGTTTGTTGAATATATACCGCCGCGATTTACAAAGCTTGGATCATTAGGCAGCGGCTCGTCATATTTAGTGCTGTATGGATAGATCGTTGTACCTTCGGTCGGAATGACTGGCATATTGGTAGGAATGAGATACAGCTTGATCGTTTTCTCATAGGAGTTTTTGCTGCCTTGGAAAATAAACTTAATCTCGTTCTCTCCGCTGAACAATGCTTCGAAAGCTTTGGTTCTCTCTGCAAGCGTATTTAATATCATAAAGTTTGTAATTGGCCCTGCTGTCGTTTGTTTTTGTAGCCTAATTGGCGTGTTATTCACATAGAAAAACACCGTTTGAGCTTGACCCGACGTACTGTCAAAATCGTAATGAATTTCAGAGGTGTTGTTGATGTTATTGATGACACCCTTAAAATCACTCAGAGCCGTTGTAATCGCATCCGCAACTCGATCCGCCTTGACTTTATTCGTATCATCATAAACCGTCATATTGTCAAAGGCACTAGTGTAGCTTACATATGGCCCAAATAGCATGGTGAACTTCACCTGCTTGTTTGATCCGGTCGTCCCGCCCACGTTTAGCGTAATCGTTTGAGTGCCTTCAAACGGCAGCTTTTTGAAAATCAAAATTTCACGTTTGTATACTTTCCCATTCACATTAACAAATTGATTAGCTAACGTACTGGATACATTTTCTATATTAGTTTCTTCGTCGTATTCATAGCTTGATGGTGCAGAAGCATTAGTAACATTCTTAATATCCGTTACCTCAACTAATTCAGCCGTGCTGGCCAAATTCGGATTGCCAACGAGCACTTCCATTGCAAATGGCACGCTATAGAGATTCGCTCCCTCTAGCGTAGTTCCAGTCAACGCTTCACCGTTGCCACTCCGGTATCCGCTTAAATAATTGATCTTATCGATGAAACGTTTATCAGCATCCTGCAGCATAAAGCTCAAAAGTCCCGTCCCCTCTTGGGAAGGGGATTGGCCTGTCATTGCTTTCTTGGTGTTCTCCGCAGTCAGCCTGATGGTGTAGTTTTTATCAAAAACTAGATTATGAGCACCAACAGCGGCATTGAACTCATAGATAAAGAAAGCCTCTTGTCCAGTATAGGTCCCAACAGGAGTAGCGTTTTGTCCAGCTGGTTGAGCAAAATTATCACCGTTTCCATTTATCGTATACCTAATGTCAATGGGTAAAGTCGGAACGGGATGAGGATCTAAAATCCCATCCGCAGGAGGATTATCGACCAAATAGTTAGGTACAATAATTTTACCTGTTACGGTCGTTGCGCCCCTCTTACCGTCTGATACTAGCAAATTCGGGCTGTATTCCAGCGGCTCACTCGAATTAATCGTTGTTCCCGTACCCGTAATCCCGTTTAAATTCACATCATAAAAAGTAACTTCGCCATTATAGAAAGCAACCTCCCGTGTCGTCTCAACGGTTTGATTGGCATTTTTCACTTTAATCGTCACCAGGTTTTTACCCTTTTGCAGCGTAATCGGCGAGGCTGCAAACTGATAGCTATTGGAGCTGTTAACCGAATACGTCTTGCTGCTGCCGTTAACATCCACCGTTACCTGCTGCGCATTAGGAGCAAATCCTGTAATGCTAATATCTGCTGATTGACGGCCAGCAGATGCTGTGGAGTGAACGACCGTGGTGCCCGCCTCTTCAATAGTAAACTTGCTGCCGTCTAATTGTGCAACCAAGTCATAGAAAACAGGACCGTTATGGTACTCAATATAGATCGAGTTCGTTACTTCGCCGCCACCTTGGACGCCTCTGAATGTAATGCGGTTCAGACCGGGAAATAACTCGACATTATATACCTGAATATTGAATCCATTAATATAAATATTACTTGTAATATTCTCGCGCTTTGAACCAATTTGATCATCAGTTGGATCAT from Paenibacillus sp. FSL H8-0548 encodes the following:
- a CDS encoding S-layer homology domain-containing protein; protein product: MREKSNSLFKQNSQQPNVFRGGEIKVMKKKIAAFVLAAALVLPTSLTAFAATPSDVVGKPVQSAVEELTALGIITGYEDGTFKPDNTITRAELAKIIVIGSGNEGAANLMQTVKPTFKDVKANVWYTGYINAAATKGFIQGYNGNFRPSDPVKFEEVVAVLVRSLGYQENKLSGVWPYNVLLKAQDINLFDGVNLNVGGQAVRGVVAQLTSNTLNAKLVSYNADGNEVLSSSTLISKLGNTSSAELLGAALVDGKVTLRWVDGKDTNGVEIVKNESVATATNFIVTGGKSLVDLVGHNVTVVKNKAGQVLAITDAQATGDIVTGKIDGVQTAGTVKIKDKTAYATVSNSVYFVNNVTVASLGSAADKDEVTLFLDNGKVRAAVVAQWSQKDALVTSVEAKNNYREARLNTNGKNGDESVFVTDATSVTLDGKVAALADLKADDTVRVIQASGKASKVEAVRSVTNGKLESIGTSNGTAKYTISGKVYDASGDVKAGNIDTLIAANIGKEFTLVLNKDGAIVKAKAPEAAVNTPFAIITNVDNDVWALDGSKLVNKQEVTYYNIKDNKSVSVQTDKYVVAPAAGYDFAAHEGKVVELDINSDGKLVGLTATTKLAVDGAGSVVDAVSASDIKVGNVTHLLSTNTVVVNVSKLDETKPADRVLTTEAIAKVTKGDLVYVYAKDGVNANFILLVTDTDGVSDKKDNVHGLFVEAIKNQLTTTSSTYAVKLNVAGEVKTFDTTGSAYETLVATATKAVENDIITLTDTDLTNTLYDNSFINKTYYSDAEQAVVVPSAITETSSVAGNTFTVGNDKYIVSGKTNVYVIAKDGTLYTGNYVDVKNLTGATINTANGTVADVKIANSGTNLGAYQEAAVIVIKLKS
- a CDS encoding S-layer homology domain-containing protein; amino-acid sequence: MKRILSLALTLALLITLLPPFGSLQSVTAATGSFSFPTETDVSTQARVTSDPSLTLTGSITGVDPSSVSYSVVQVINNKGNDDPTDDQIGSKRENITSNIYINGFNIQVYNVELFPGLNRITFRGVQGGGEVTNSIYIEYHNGPVFYDLVAQLDGSKFTIEEAGTTVVHSTASAGRQSADISITGFAPNAQQVTVDVNGSSKTYSVNSSNSYQFAASPITLQKGKNLVTIKVKNANQTVETTREVAFYNGEVTFYDVNLNGITGTGTTINSSEPLEYSPNLLVSDGKRGATTVTGKIIVPNYLVDNPPADGILDPHPVPTLPIDIRYTINGNGDNFAQPAGQNATPVGTYTGQEAFFIYEFNAAVGAHNLVFDKNYTIRLTAENTKKAMTGQSPSQEGTGLLSFMLQDADKRFIDKINYLSGYRSGNGEALTGTTLEGANLYSVPFAMEVLVGNPNLASTAELVEVTDIKNVTNASAPSSYEYDEETNIENVSSTLANQFVNVNGKVYKREILIFKKLPFEGTQTITLNVGGTTGSNKQVKFTMLFGPYVSYTSAFDNMTVYDDTNKVKADRVADAITTALSDFKGVINNINNTSEIHYDFDSTSGQAQTVFFYVNNTPIRLQKQTTAGPITNFMILNTLAERTKAFEALFSGENEIKFIFQGSKNSYEKTIKLYLIPTNMPVIPTEGTTIYPYSTKYDEPLPNDPSFVNRGGIYSTNEANMNVFGTFDFIDFDAAGATDAAIVANIQTKIDQMKDTANFGLTPPTQYILKVESSTLPNPIPWNLSNELNIMRGTTYLGTINNRGLPFDLTKNDVDNLSVRYDIVTKTFSFILTGQKLNPDGSSSVYTFTVFNNGETGPKASYRLEVDPTSLPYSLLRPFLPSQSIVNQNYIEVIIDAPGADSITINKQVAEKIKYDSDNNLASPEIMYNNTYRVFVDKLKVGKNKIDFVISSANDKVQSSIEITYAPTNIPGAQYLEAMASSHKVFDGSVDLKFEKGTTLIRTDFNVPVDFKNQVFTGHNLLFAIANAEDGVVDRRELEEKPPNFNIILESFGTRFRLSYPTRFTKASPVYWIDAGLADDPATGAYDPLTRGVDPYQFPNATGTGGTKIPTYDERPDARELITSKTGTLTLAFDPNMRDSVGTIITVYRYDVKAKYWENIGGTVDVKKNTITVPFSKFGYYVVGKMVYSFTDMTSHPYARNYLEAIYSKGIMNAAGFDDFGANIYVSRGEFARMMVKALDIPLNYELSKPHFDDVPAIINPDALWDYRYVETAAREGIIRGTGPRTFQPSANLTREEAAVIIARALDLKLETDSAKINKELEKTFKDAGSSSFYAKSSVVAIAKKKYILGSLVDPNNVKAGYVFEPRSNLLRSDAAIIVARILADLKKLPKIG